ACAACGGCTTTTGTGCGCAGTGCGACCCGCGTACGAGGAGCGCCCGGGCGGCAGCGGTGGCGGCGCCGGGCCGCGCCGAGCCCGCCGGCGCGGGCACAAGTGCCCGCTACCTGCGGTGTGCGAGTTGCGGTACGGAGATCTGGAAGAGCGACGCAGAACGCTTGGACGGGATGTGCAAGGCCTGTTTTCAGAAAGCCAACGCTGCAACGAGGTGATCCCATGACCACGGCGACTAAGTCCGTGAAGGGTCCTGCCCACAAGGCAAACAAGATCCTGCTGTGGAGCAGCCTTGTCGCACTACTGTGCACCGGGCTTGCTTTTCTGCTCGATCACCCGATGCGTGTGCCCCCTGCGGCACTCGGCGCCCTGGCCACGCCCGTCGCGTTCGTCAGCCTGTGCGTGGTGGTCTGGCGGATGCGCCATCACAAGTCCAGCGCGCAATGGGTGGACGAGAGCTACGGTGGCGCCACCGAACTGCTGGTCAGCCAGTACGCCGCTGTCCTGGCCGCGATCCTGTTCGGCTTCCTGGTCGCCGCCTTCGCGCTCATCTTCAACCTGCTGCATGCGCTCAACGTGAAGTAAGCCCCCGGAAGTGTCGTCGCCCGGCAGCCAGAGTCTCCGCCGGCAATCCCTGAATCCTCCCACTGCTATCATTCATCTCTAATCGGTTCGCATGCTGAAGAGCCTCCGCCCACTCGCGCCCTACCTGTGGAAGTACCGCTGGCCGCTGACCTGGGGCGGGCTCTGCGTGCTCCTGACGAACGGCTTTGCCGTCCTCTTCCCGCAACTGGTGCGCTGGGCGATCGACGCGCTCAACCTTACGGTCACGCGCGAGAAGTTATGGCTCTTTGCCATCACCATCGTCGAGGTCATGCTGCTGAAGGGTGTCTTCCAGTACCTGACCCGCAAGGTAGTCATCGGTGTATCGCGCGACATCGAATACGACCTGCGCAACGACCTCTTCCGCCACCTCGAGAGCCTGAGTTACAGCTACTACCAGCGCACCCGCACCGGCGACATCATGGCGCGCGCCACCAACGACCTCAACGCCGTCCGCATGTTGCTCGGCCCGGCGATCATGTATTCGGCCAACACCCTGGTCTTCACCGTCGCCGCGCTTCTCTTCATGTACCGGATCAGCCCCAGGCTCACGCTCTGGGCCTTCCTGCCGCTGCCCATCGCGTCCATCCTGATCCAGTATTTCGGCCGGCGGATCCACGAGCGCTTCGAGCGCATCCAGGCCATGTTCTCCGACATCTCGGCGCAGGCGCAGGAGAACTTTTCCGGCGTGCGCGTCATCAAGGCGTACGCCCAGGAAGAGCACGAGATCCGCTCCTTCGAGACCGCCAACCGGGAGTACATCGCCCGCAGCCTCAAGCTGATCCGCCTGATGGGCATGTTGTGGCCGACGCTCGAAGTGCTTTTGGGGCTCGGGGTCGTGGTCGTGCTCTGGCTCGGCGGCCGCGAAGTCATCCTGCACCGCATGACGGTCGGCGAATTCGTCGGTTTCAACATGTACATGGTGATGCTCACCTGGCCGGTCATCGCGCTCGGCTGGGTCATCAACATCTTCCAGCGCGGCACCGCCTCCATGGGGCGCATCAACGAGATCCTCAAGGAACAGCCCGAGATCCGCGACACGCGACCCGGCCTGGAAGCGCGTCCCATCACGGGCGAGATCGAGTTCGCCAGCCTCGACTTCGCCTACGGCGACACTCCGGTGTTGCGCGACATCAACCTGCGCATCCCCGCCGGCTCCAGCCTCGCCATCGTCGGACCCACCGGCTCGGGCAAGTCCACGCTGGTCTCGCTCATCCC
The Terriglobales bacterium genome window above contains:
- a CDS encoding ABC transporter ATP-binding protein encodes the protein MLKSLRPLAPYLWKYRWPLTWGGLCVLLTNGFAVLFPQLVRWAIDALNLTVTREKLWLFAITIVEVMLLKGVFQYLTRKVVIGVSRDIEYDLRNDLFRHLESLSYSYYQRTRTGDIMARATNDLNAVRMLLGPAIMYSANTLVFTVAALLFMYRISPRLTLWAFLPLPIASILIQYFGRRIHERFERIQAMFSDISAQAQENFSGVRVIKAYAQEEHEIRSFETANREYIARSLKLIRLMGMLWPTLEVLLGLGVVVVLWLGGREVILHRMTVGEFVGFNMYMVMLTWPVIALGWVINIFQRGTASMGRINEILKEQPEIRDTRPGLEARPITGEIEFASLDFAYGDTPVLRDINLRIPAGSSLAIVGPTGSGKSTLVSLIPRIYDAPAGRVLIDGRPVNDYPLADLRRNIGFVPQETFLFSDTIRENIAFGADDATDDDVRRAAEGASIAPDIEGFPKQYATMVGERGITLSGGQKQRTAIARAIIREPRILILDDALSSVDTYTEEKILDHLREVMLGRTTIFISHRVSTVRNADRIAVLHGGRVVELGTHDELIARNGYYTELYQKQLLEEELETV